The following are encoded in a window of Rosa chinensis cultivar Old Blush chromosome 4, RchiOBHm-V2, whole genome shotgun sequence genomic DNA:
- the LOC121052546 gene encoding uncharacterized protein LOC121052546 codes for MYPPRPLPHDHPSKLCYASSFIESGIKSRLLLNLEFQTQQQLYGHFGDLTDHHHHLTLSSSAANGNIDRVLFQDLVEIIPLVQSPIYAARFSHLQQDTLSKKKVCNTLKKRAGHWSKDYQKMEASKLALWFSL; via the exons ATGTACCCACCTCGTCCCCTCCCCCACGATCACCCATCGAAACTCTGCTATGCTTCCTCCTTCATTGAAAGTGGCATTAAATCCAGGTTGCTGCTGAATCTGGAATTTCAGACCCAACAACAATTGTATGGTCATTTCGGGGACTTGActgaccaccaccaccacctgaCTTTGTCCTCCTCCGCCGCCAACGGCAACATCGACCGCGTCCTGTTCCAAGACCTCGTCGAGATCATCCCTCTTGTCCAGTCCCCCATTTACGCGGCGCGGTTCAGTCACCTACAGCAAGACACCTTATCCAAGAAA AAGGTGTGCAACACGTTAAAAAAAAGGGCTGGACATTGGTCGAAAGATTACCAAAAGATGGAAGCTTCAAAATTGGCCTTGTGGTTTTCTTTGTGA
- the LOC121052478 gene encoding protein ECERIFERUM 26-like produces MDLAMKLHYIKGIYFFKSDAVKGLTVNDLKKPMFQLLQLYFAVSGRIRRSKTSRPFLVCNDGSVRTVEACCDEAIDEWLAMAVEDDSIFDGLAYNQALGDPDLGFSPLVFVQK; encoded by the exons ATGGACTTGGCTATGAAGCTTCACTACATCAAAGGGATCTACTTTTTCAAAAGTGATGCAGTTAAGGGGCTTACGGTGAATGACTTAAAGAAGCCTATGTTCCAACTGCTCCAACTATACTTCGCCGTCTCTGGGAGAATCCGGAGATCCAAAACAAGCCGGCCTTTCCTCGTGTGTAACGACGGTAGTGTAAGAACTGTGGAGGCATGTTGTGACGAAGCCATTGATGAATGGTTGGCCATGGCTGTGGAGGATGATTCTATATTTGATGGCCTGGCTTATAATCAAGCACTTGGTGATCCTGATCTTGGTTTCTCTCCTTTGGTCTTTGTACAG AAATAG